A stretch of Nitrospira sp. DNA encodes these proteins:
- the rplB gene encoding 50S ribosomal protein L2 — protein sequence MGLKSYKPTSAGRRGMTAVTTEDLTKKKPEKSLTAFHLRTGGRNTDGRTTIRFRGGGHKRLYRKIDFRRDKIGILARVASIEYDPNRSARIALLNYADGEKRYILAPVGLSVNDQIQSGPTSEVRPGNALPLASMPLGTTIHNIELKPGKGGQLIRSAGGSAQVMGRDGEYVQIRLKSGEMRKVLSSCMATVGQVGNVDHENVSVGKAGRTRWKGKRPHVRGVVMNPVDHPHGGGEGKSGQGNPHPVSPWGLPTKGYKTRQNKKTDKFIIARRKSGVRNA from the coding sequence ATGGGATTGAAATCGTATAAACCGACGTCGGCTGGCCGCCGCGGCATGACAGCCGTCACGACGGAAGATCTGACCAAAAAGAAGCCTGAAAAGTCGTTAACCGCGTTTCATCTGCGGACCGGCGGAAGAAATACCGACGGACGGACCACGATTCGCTTTCGTGGGGGCGGACACAAGCGGCTGTATCGGAAGATCGACTTCCGCCGTGACAAGATCGGCATTCTTGCCCGAGTAGCCTCAATTGAGTACGATCCGAATCGCTCGGCCCGTATTGCGCTCTTGAATTATGCCGATGGAGAGAAGCGCTACATTCTGGCGCCTGTTGGATTGAGTGTGAATGACCAGATTCAGTCCGGCCCTACGTCAGAGGTGCGTCCTGGGAATGCCCTTCCTTTGGCCAGCATGCCGTTGGGTACGACGATTCACAATATCGAATTGAAGCCCGGCAAGGGCGGCCAATTGATCCGAAGCGCCGGAGGATCCGCGCAGGTGATGGGGCGTGACGGTGAGTATGTCCAGATTCGCTTGAAGTCTGGTGAAATGCGCAAAGTGCTCTCATCCTGTATGGCCACCGTCGGCCAGGTTGGCAATGTGGATCACGAGAATGTGAGTGTGGGGAAGGCCGGTCGGACTCGCTGGAAGGGCAAGCGCCCTCACGTTCGCGGTGTCGTGATGAATCCTGTCGATCACCCGCACGGTGGTGGTGAAGGTAAGTCGGGCCAGGGTAACCCGCATCCGGTGTCGCCGTGGGGCCTGCCGACAAAGGGTTATAAGACTAGACA
- a CDS encoding 50S ribosomal protein L23 — translation MKVSMHAVLVQPLLTEKITGLREKTNTVGFVVHPDANRLQIKQAVETLLKVKVEKVNVLNVQGKTKRLGRFSGKRSDWKKAFVTLKKGEKLEMYESA, via the coding sequence ATGAAGGTGAGCATGCATGCGGTGTTGGTTCAGCCGCTCTTGACGGAAAAAATTACCGGTCTTCGGGAGAAGACTAATACGGTCGGATTTGTGGTGCATCCCGATGCAAATCGCCTCCAAATCAAGCAGGCCGTCGAAACTCTTCTGAAGGTCAAGGTTGAGAAGGTCAATGTCTTGAATGTTCAGGGGAAAACGAAACGCCTTGGACGATTTTCCGGGAAGCGGTCAGATTGGAAGAAGGCTTTCGTCACTCTGAAGAAGGGTGAAAAGCTTGAGATGTACGAAAGCGCGTAG
- the rplD gene encoding 50S ribosomal protein L4: protein MPTVDVIDLKKKKVGTVDLSQAVFGCEARAALVHEAVVMQRACERQGTASTLRRGEVSGSGKKPWKQKHTGRARAGSLRSPVWRHGGTVFGPKPRSYSYTMPKKKYRAALQSALSAKFADGKVIVLSDLSIEQPKTKLLAKALMQFGANQHALLVAGDAQPNVLQAARNLSTLTVLHPDRLNVYDVVRAEIVLIPERELARVNEVWS, encoded by the coding sequence ATGCCCACGGTCGATGTTATCGATTTGAAGAAGAAGAAGGTTGGCACGGTGGACTTGTCGCAAGCCGTGTTCGGTTGTGAGGCCAGAGCTGCCTTGGTTCATGAGGCGGTGGTTATGCAGCGGGCCTGCGAGCGTCAAGGTACGGCCTCCACGTTGCGTCGTGGAGAGGTCAGTGGTTCTGGGAAGAAGCCGTGGAAGCAGAAGCACACCGGCCGGGCCAGAGCGGGCTCTCTTCGGTCTCCTGTGTGGCGTCATGGCGGTACCGTTTTTGGGCCAAAGCCGAGAAGTTATTCCTATACGATGCCGAAGAAAAAGTATCGCGCCGCTTTGCAGAGCGCCTTATCGGCCAAGTTCGCAGACGGAAAAGTGATCGTGCTGTCTGATCTGTCTATCGAGCAGCCGAAGACGAAGTTGCTGGCGAAGGCATTGATGCAGTTCGGGGCCAATCAGCATGCGCTCTTGGTGGCCGGTGATGCGCAGCCTAACGTCTTGCAGGCGGCCCGGAATCTTTCGACTCTGACCGTGCTGCATCCAGACCGCTTGAACGTCTATGATGTGGTGCGTGCCGAGATCGTATTGATCCCTGAGCGAGAGCTGGCCCGCGTGAATGAGGTGTGGTCATGA